In Romeriopsis navalis LEGE 11480, a genomic segment contains:
- a CDS encoding adenylate/guanylate cyclase domain-containing protein, with amino-acid sequence MSAKATSAKRASRRFTKLYIASLTAIALLSIVGQVFVQKQIARQATDVAVLTAAQKRQTLCETLLKTTLAVRLSRPTNREQALLMLEDSLQRWRGTRTELREGLSRTLSAQEMQEVDAQFARLTPLSEEIITTAKQTAELARERQAAEGDQSLRQQFRQRLRQNPDSTNRLQIPRLLKAGAEFNQIVDEILQWYGNKAQAGVAQLRMLEFGLLALTIGTLILEGVLIFRPAIRKLEETLHALEMSLQQLTHEQAKSEKLLLNILPEPIANRLKRKPEAIADGFTEATVLFADIVGFTELSSRLAPKDLVRCLNEIFSRFDAIAERNGLEKIKTIGDAYMVVGGLPNPNPNHAVSIAKMAIEMQAELQEINRLMDENFNIRIGINTGPVVAGVIGIKKFIYDLWGDSVNIASRMESHGEPGEIHISESTYQQIQQEFVCDLRGTIPIKGKGEMTTYWLRSHKAQMRPLASSVM; translated from the coding sequence ATGTCTGCTAAAGCTACTTCTGCGAAACGGGCGAGTCGTCGCTTCACAAAACTCTATATTGCTTCACTGACGGCGATCGCGCTGCTGTCGATTGTCGGTCAAGTTTTTGTCCAAAAGCAAATTGCCCGTCAAGCGACGGATGTGGCTGTGTTGACAGCCGCTCAAAAGCGTCAAACGCTGTGCGAGACATTGCTGAAGACCACGTTGGCAGTGCGGCTCAGCCGCCCGACAAATCGTGAACAAGCTTTGTTGATGCTCGAGGATAGTCTGCAGCGTTGGCGGGGCACACGTACCGAACTGCGTGAGGGGTTAAGTCGGACGCTTTCGGCTCAAGAGATGCAGGAAGTTGATGCGCAATTCGCGCGCTTGACGCCCCTGTCGGAGGAAATTATCACGACGGCTAAACAAACGGCGGAGTTAGCCCGTGAACGCCAAGCGGCGGAAGGGGATCAGTCCTTGCGCCAACAGTTTCGCCAGCGGCTACGCCAAAATCCCGATAGTACAAACCGGTTGCAAATCCCCCGTTTGCTGAAAGCGGGAGCGGAGTTTAATCAAATTGTGGATGAAATTCTGCAATGGTACGGCAATAAAGCCCAAGCGGGTGTGGCCCAGTTGAGAATGCTGGAATTTGGACTACTTGCGTTGACGATCGGGACCCTGATCTTAGAGGGGGTACTCATTTTTCGTCCGGCGATTCGGAAGTTGGAAGAAACGTTGCATGCTTTAGAAATGTCGCTGCAACAGCTGACCCATGAGCAGGCAAAGTCGGAAAAATTGCTGCTGAATATTCTGCCGGAGCCGATTGCGAATCGGTTAAAGCGTAAACCGGAAGCGATCGCCGATGGCTTCACGGAAGCAACGGTGTTATTTGCGGATATTGTTGGTTTTACAGAGTTGTCGAGTCGTTTGGCACCGAAGGATTTGGTCCGATGTTTGAATGAAATTTTCTCGCGGTTTGATGCGATCGCGGAGCGCAATGGCCTAGAGAAAATCAAGACGATTGGGGATGCTTATATGGTGGTGGGTGGATTGCCCAATCCGAATCCAAATCATGCTGTATCGATCGCGAAGATGGCGATTGAAATGCAAGCAGAATTACAAGAGATTAATCGATTGATGGATGAAAACTTCAATATCCGGATTGGCATTAATACCGGCCCGGTAGTTGCTGGTGTGATTGGGATTAAGAAGTTTATTTATGATCTGTGGGGCGATAGTGTGAATATTGCTAGTCGGATGGAATCCCATGGTGAGCCAGGAGAAATTCATATCAGCGAGTCAACCTATCAACAAATTCAGCAGGAGTTTGTCTGTGACTTGCGCGGGACGATTCCGATTAAGGGGAAGGGGGAAATGACGACTTATTGGCTCCGATCCCACAAGGCACAGATGCGGCCCTTGGCATCGAGCGTGATGTAA